Proteins from a genomic interval of Flammeovirgaceae bacterium SG7u.111:
- a CDS encoding GMC family oxidoreductase N-terminal domain-containing protein — protein MTNTHENEKQNLLSHGQMAQLVAICNSIIPSLEAEEGAGYWLRKASDLDVAQYVEEAISIQSLENQKDFCQLLDVFGSPFAGLLFAGSFKPFDKLSPTKQEKWLRAWSASSILLLRKGFSTLKKLSCFIYYTVTNSSNTNPNWETIGYPGVISEPPQKARNINTITSKNNSTLHCEVLIVGSGAGGGVVAGELAKAGKDVLVVDKGGYFDEPDFNQKELDMAVLYEKRGTLTSADGGMTIFAGSCVGGGTTLNWAGTIRTPDYVLEEWAQTASAPHFLSNDYAKSLDEAAKAIHTNTELVQNNAQNQRLWEGASKLSHKVRPIPQNIKATAEVDQKVFGYSCFGDQYGHKQSMLVTHLKMAQEYGARFMANMEARKVLVENGKAVGAVALQKHADGTISEIRIVADKVVVAAGSIHTPAILKRSGLEHPEIGKNLFLHPVVNVSGIYKEEINSWWGGMMTVTNDEFAQLDGNYGFKIETPPAHLGLISMAMPWHSGKQHKELMLQAKHVCTFIILTRDKFGGRVTLDKEGNPVAHYRPSAFDLNHLLKGVKEGVKIQKAAEAQKVMGPHYEMPFMENVPDSKLDDELRKFKWTSHRYNLFSAHQMGTCRMGGDKKSSPLAPDGQTYEVKNLYVADTSAFPNASGANPMLSVEGLAHYIAQGLK, from the coding sequence ATGACCAACACACATGAAAATGAAAAGCAGAACCTGCTTAGCCACGGGCAGATGGCGCAGCTCGTTGCCATATGCAATAGCATTATCCCTTCCCTCGAAGCAGAGGAGGGGGCAGGTTATTGGCTCAGAAAAGCCTCAGACCTCGATGTTGCCCAATATGTAGAAGAAGCCATAAGCATACAAAGTCTGGAAAATCAAAAAGATTTTTGCCAGTTGCTCGACGTGTTTGGCAGTCCTTTCGCAGGGTTGCTTTTTGCAGGCTCTTTCAAACCCTTTGACAAGCTCTCGCCAACCAAGCAAGAAAAATGGTTGCGGGCTTGGTCTGCTAGTTCCATCCTCCTCCTTAGGAAAGGCTTTTCTACCTTAAAAAAATTATCGTGCTTTATTTACTATACCGTTACCAATTCGAGTAATACTAACCCAAATTGGGAAACAATTGGCTACCCTGGGGTGATTTCTGAACCGCCACAGAAGGCAAGAAACATCAATACGATTACTTCAAAAAACAATTCTACTCTCCATTGCGAGGTGTTGATAGTTGGTAGTGGAGCTGGTGGTGGTGTGGTTGCCGGAGAATTGGCAAAGGCAGGGAAAGATGTGCTGGTGGTGGATAAAGGAGGGTATTTTGATGAGCCCGATTTTAATCAAAAGGAGCTGGACATGGCCGTGTTGTATGAAAAACGAGGGACGCTGACCTCGGCAGACGGGGGGATGACCATTTTTGCAGGGAGTTGCGTGGGTGGAGGAACTACGCTCAACTGGGCTGGAACCATTCGTACGCCAGACTATGTGCTAGAAGAATGGGCACAAACTGCCAGCGCCCCACACTTTCTTTCCAACGATTATGCAAAAAGCTTAGATGAAGCAGCCAAGGCTATCCATACCAATACAGAATTGGTTCAAAATAACGCCCAAAACCAACGGCTGTGGGAAGGTGCAAGCAAGCTCAGCCACAAGGTACGCCCTATTCCCCAAAATATTAAAGCTACAGCCGAAGTGGATCAGAAAGTGTTTGGCTATTCTTGCTTTGGCGACCAGTACGGGCACAAACAGAGTATGTTGGTGACTCATTTGAAGATGGCGCAAGAGTACGGAGCAAGGTTTATGGCAAATATGGAAGCCCGAAAAGTGTTGGTGGAAAATGGAAAAGCTGTGGGGGCTGTGGCGCTACAAAAACATGCCGATGGCACAATAAGCGAGATTAGAATAGTAGCCGATAAGGTAGTTGTAGCGGCAGGGTCTATCCATACGCCTGCTATTTTGAAAAGAAGTGGGCTGGAACATCCAGAAATTGGTAAAAACCTTTTCCTTCATCCTGTTGTGAATGTATCAGGGATTTATAAGGAAGAAATAAACAGTTGGTGGGGCGGGATGATGACCGTTACCAACGATGAATTTGCCCAGCTTGATGGGAATTATGGTTTCAAAATAGAGACCCCGCCAGCACATTTGGGACTAATTTCCATGGCAATGCCCTGGCACTCTGGCAAGCAACACAAAGAGCTAATGCTACAAGCTAAGCACGTATGTACCTTTATCATTCTCACCCGCGATAAGTTTGGCGGAAGGGTTACGCTCGACAAAGAAGGAAACCCCGTGGCGCATTACCGCCCAAGTGCTTTCGACCTCAACCATTTGCTGAAAGGAGTGAAAGAAGGTGTGAAAATTCAAAAAGCGGCTGAGGCTCAAAAAGTGATGGGTCCCCATTACGAAATGCCATTTATGGAAAATGTGCCAGACAGTAAGCTTGATGATGAACTGAGAAAGTTTAAGTGGACTTCTCACCGCTATAACCTTTTCTCCGCCCACCAGATGGGTACCTGCCGAATGGGAGGAGATAAAAAAAGCAGCCCTCTTGCACCTGATGGGCAAACCTATGAGGTGAAAAACCTTTACGTTGCTGATACAAGCGCATTCCCCAATGCGAGTGGGGCAAATCCAATGCTTTCAGTTGAAGGATTGGCGCATTATATAGCCCAAGGGTTAAAATAA
- a CDS encoding GNAT family protein — protein sequence MFSQQITLENERALLRPLSSSDFESLFAISQEKDLWTYFTYDLSTREGLGNWLDDSFASKGKSQRYPFLIIDKESGKVAGATAFGSFSPRDKRVEIGWTWLGPEFHGTGLNKYCKFLLLQYAFEEMEYLRVELKTDVRNMRSRKAMKKVGAVEEGVLRSHTLLGNGERRDTIYYSFLAYEWSGVKETIFKGIK from the coding sequence ATGTTTTCACAACAAATTACTTTAGAAAACGAGCGAGCGCTGCTACGCCCCCTCAGCTCTAGCGATTTTGAAAGCCTTTTTGCAATCTCTCAAGAAAAAGACCTTTGGACGTATTTTACCTATGACCTTTCCACTAGGGAAGGCTTGGGAAACTGGCTCGACGATAGCTTTGCCTCCAAAGGAAAAAGCCAACGCTACCCTTTTCTTATCATCGATAAAGAAAGCGGAAAAGTAGCTGGAGCGACTGCATTTGGCTCTTTTTCCCCCAGAGATAAGCGAGTAGAAATTGGTTGGACTTGGTTGGGGCCTGAGTTTCACGGTACGGGGCTTAACAAGTACTGCAAATTTTTGTTGCTTCAATATGCCTTTGAAGAAATGGAATACCTCCGTGTGGAGCTAAAAACCGATGTTAGAAATATGCGGTCGAGAAAGGCGATGAAAAAAGTAGGGGCGGTAGAAGAAGGAGTGCTCCGCTCGCATACGCTTTTGGGCAACGGAGAAAGGAGGGATACGATTTATTACAGCTTTTTGGCATATGAATGGTCCGGAGTAAAAGAGACCATCTTCAAAGGAATAAAATAA
- the mutY gene encoding A/G-specific adenine glycosylase, translated as MEHIAAELFQDKLLKWYYEHKRELPWRQTKDPYKIWLSEIILQQTRVQQGLPYWEKFVETFETIIDLANADEQTVLRLWQGLGYYSRARNMHAAAQYVRDELDGKFPTSFIEIKKMKGVGEYTAAAVASFAFGEKVAVVDGNVYRVLARLFGMEEDIASAKDQKVFREKAKSLLPDQNIGDYNQAIMEFGAMHCKPANPICLFCPFSDFCVARKLGKQGSLPFKSKKVKVRERFFHYLVFEYEGKLLLKERKAGDVWQGLFDFPLIEKGEFEEHGKLLDTISSFAGVNTENIAVEDESELFTHILSHQKLQAKFFSFRLNSEKLAEILTKEYYGSFYDMDEIKDLPKPVLILKFLNKGVY; from the coding sequence ATGGAGCACATTGCAGCCGAACTTTTTCAAGACAAACTTCTGAAGTGGTACTACGAGCACAAAAGAGAATTGCCTTGGCGGCAGACCAAAGACCCGTATAAAATTTGGCTATCGGAGATTATTCTACAACAAACCCGTGTGCAGCAAGGGCTTCCGTATTGGGAAAAGTTTGTGGAAACCTTTGAGACCATCATCGATCTGGCTAATGCCGATGAGCAAACCGTCTTGAGGCTTTGGCAAGGCTTGGGCTATTATTCCCGCGCCAGAAATATGCACGCCGCAGCTCAGTATGTTCGTGATGAACTTGATGGAAAATTCCCCACTTCTTTTATTGAAATAAAAAAAATGAAAGGTGTGGGAGAATATACCGCCGCAGCCGTTGCCTCCTTTGCTTTTGGTGAAAAAGTAGCTGTGGTAGATGGAAATGTGTACCGGGTGCTTGCCAGGCTTTTTGGTATGGAAGAAGACATAGCCAGCGCCAAAGATCAAAAAGTTTTTAGGGAAAAAGCCAAATCACTTTTGCCCGACCAAAACATTGGTGATTACAACCAAGCCATAATGGAATTTGGTGCCATGCACTGTAAGCCCGCTAATCCCATTTGCCTATTTTGCCCCTTTTCCGATTTTTGCGTAGCCAGAAAGCTGGGCAAACAAGGTTCTTTGCCTTTCAAATCGAAAAAAGTTAAAGTAAGGGAGCGTTTTTTCCACTATTTGGTGTTCGAATATGAGGGGAAACTTCTCCTAAAAGAGCGAAAAGCTGGCGATGTGTGGCAAGGACTGTTCGATTTTCCACTGATAGAGAAGGGGGAATTTGAGGAACATGGAAAATTACTCGATACAATTAGTAGTTTTGCGGGCGTAAATACAGAAAATATAGCAGTAGAAGATGAATCTGAATTGTTCACCCATATTTTATCTCATCAAAAGTTGCAGGCAAAATTTTTCTCTTTTCGGTTAAACTCTGAAAAATTGGCAGAGATACTGACTAAAGAATATTATGGCAGCTTTTATGATATGGATGAAATAAAAGACTTGCCAAAACCTGTATTGATTTTGAAGTTTTTGAATAAAGGCGTATATTAA
- a CDS encoding single-stranded DNA-binding protein translates to MAGVNKVILLGNLGQDPEVRYFEGENTNAVARITLATTESYKDREGKRVDSTEWHDVEMWGGLAKIAEQYLKKGDSVFIEGKIKTEKWVDKEGNNRRTTKIRATNMTMLSKAGSGGGGNSGAQESSGQYKSGGSSAPVDQNSGSNDIDDLPF, encoded by the coding sequence ATGGCAGGAGTAAATAAAGTAATTTTATTAGGAAACTTAGGGCAAGACCCAGAGGTAAGGTATTTTGAAGGCGAAAACACAAACGCAGTAGCCCGTATCACATTAGCTACTACTGAAAGTTATAAGGACAGAGAAGGCAAGAGGGTAGATAGTACTGAATGGCATGATGTAGAAATGTGGGGAGGGTTGGCAAAAATTGCCGAACAATATTTGAAAAAAGGCGATTCTGTATTTATAGAAGGAAAAATAAAAACAGAAAAATGGGTTGATAAAGAAGGAAATAACAGAAGAACTACAAAAATAAGAGCGACCAACATGACCATGCTTTCGAAAGCGGGAAGTGGCGGAGGAGGAAACTCTGGCGCACAAGAATCTTCTGGACAATATAAAAGCGGAGGCAGCAGTGCCCCTGTAGATCAGAACAGCGGAAGTAATGATATCGATGATCTTCCGTTCTAA
- the gldE gene encoding gliding motility-associated protein GldE, with amino-acid sequence MDSSLEPETGSLILNLILAIPTSVYPIFFISIILLALSALISGSEVAFFSLSPKQVDNCQNGSSPSEKAIVDLLSKPRQLLATILILNNLVNVALVTLATFATWEIAGRDNESAIVWLTVIVTAAIVFFGEIVPKVFATERNLSFAKFTSKVLFIATTLFKPFSWLLMTMTDVIEKRVKKKGYSVSMNELNQAVEITAKVNQEKEILKGIVSFGTKSVKQIMRSRIDIEAIDSEENFETLLEIINKSTFSRIPIYHDTIDKIIGVLYVKDLLSHIEEGKNYKWQDLIRTEPYFVPESKKIDELLRDFQKKRVHMAIVVDEYGGTSGLITMEDIIEEIVGEINDEFDNDQDVGFRKIDEKTYTFEGKTSLNDFCKIIHADPTEFSEAKGESESIGGLMLELFGKFPTAGEKIEFSKYVFTIVSVDKKRIRSVRVLLKDNVQPEQI; translated from the coding sequence TTGGACAGTAGTCTTGAACCAGAAACGGGTAGCCTGATACTAAATTTAATCTTGGCAATACCAACTTCAGTTTACCCGATATTTTTCATATCAATTATTCTATTAGCACTTTCGGCACTAATATCGGGCTCTGAAGTAGCGTTTTTCTCGCTTTCGCCCAAGCAGGTTGACAATTGCCAAAACGGCAGCTCACCTTCCGAAAAAGCAATAGTTGACCTTTTGTCTAAACCTAGGCAGTTGTTGGCCACTATTTTGATCTTAAATAACTTGGTAAACGTAGCCTTGGTCACCTTGGCTACTTTTGCTACTTGGGAAATAGCCGGTCGCGATAATGAAAGTGCCATTGTTTGGCTTACCGTCATCGTAACCGCTGCCATCGTCTTCTTTGGGGAAATAGTGCCCAAAGTATTTGCCACGGAAAGAAACCTTTCTTTCGCCAAGTTCACAAGTAAGGTCCTCTTTATAGCCACCACGCTCTTTAAGCCCTTTTCTTGGTTGCTAATGACCATGACAGATGTGATAGAAAAAAGGGTCAAAAAGAAGGGCTATTCGGTTTCGATGAACGAACTGAACCAAGCGGTAGAGATAACGGCAAAAGTCAACCAAGAAAAAGAAATCCTAAAGGGGATTGTCAGTTTTGGCACTAAGTCGGTAAAGCAGATTATGCGCTCAAGGATAGATATAGAAGCGATAGACTCTGAGGAAAACTTTGAAACCCTTCTTGAAATAATCAATAAATCCACTTTTTCAAGAATCCCTATTTACCATGACACCATCGATAAAATCATAGGTGTATTGTATGTCAAAGACTTGCTTTCGCACATAGAAGAAGGCAAAAACTACAAATGGCAGGATCTCATAAGAACAGAGCCCTACTTTGTTCCCGAATCAAAAAAAATAGATGAGTTATTGCGCGACTTTCAGAAGAAAAGGGTGCATATGGCCATAGTGGTAGATGAATATGGAGGGACTTCTGGGCTGATTACCATGGAAGATATCATTGAGGAAATAGTAGGGGAAATAAACGATGAGTTTGATAACGACCAAGATGTTGGCTTCAGAAAAATAGATGAAAAAACCTATACTTTTGAAGGGAAGACCTCATTAAATGATTTTTGTAAAATTATCCACGCTGATCCTACTGAGTTTTCAGAAGCCAAGGGGGAAAGCGAATCGATAGGAGGCCTGATGCTTGAGCTTTTTGGTAAGTTCCCTACAGCAGGAGAGAAAATCGAGTTCAGCAAATATGTATTTACAATAGTATCTGTAGACAAAAAAAGGATAAGAAGCGTAAGGGTATTGCTAAAAGACAATGTGCAGCCTGAACAAATCTAG
- the gldD gene encoding gliding motility lipoprotein GldD: MLEKAILYTFLTVFITGICMSCSDPVYLPKPKGYPRIDLPEHEYKNLQGEYPYTFQYSKHSKVIPDSTFMTEPYWIEIVYPEHEATLNITYKSVKDNLDSLIEITDNSQRLTSKHYVKAVKIDDYFVRTPKGYPGVVFELEGEVPSPFQFYVTDSAKHFLRATLYFPHSDKNDSLKPVIDYIKLDMIHMLNTVDWREI, from the coding sequence ATGTTGGAAAAAGCTATATTATATACCTTCCTTACAGTATTTATCACAGGAATATGCATGAGTTGTAGTGACCCAGTATATCTTCCTAAGCCTAAGGGCTACCCAAGAATTGACCTTCCCGAGCATGAATACAAGAATCTTCAAGGGGAATATCCTTATACTTTTCAATACTCAAAGCACTCCAAGGTAATACCTGATTCTACTTTTATGACAGAGCCTTATTGGATTGAAATTGTATATCCCGAACATGAGGCTACACTTAATATTACTTACAAATCGGTAAAGGACAACTTGGATTCGCTCATAGAAATTACAGATAATTCGCAGCGGCTTACGAGTAAGCATTATGTGAAAGCTGTAAAAATTGATGACTATTTTGTGAGAACACCCAAAGGATACCCTGGTGTGGTATTCGAATTGGAGGGTGAGGTACCAAGTCCTTTTCAGTTTTATGTAACCGATTCGGCTAAGCATTTTTTGAGGGCAACGCTTTATTTCCCCCACTCGGACAAAAACGATTCGCTCAAGCCTGTGATAGATTACATTAAGCTAGATATGATACACATGCTAAATACAGTTGACTGGAGAGAAATTTAG